The window AAATACCGATGATGCCGGTGAATATATCGATTACGAAGAGGTAGATTAACAAGTTTAAACCGACGAAGGAGGTTCAGCGAGCACCGTGTCTCGGCTTAGCCGATGAACTTTTGGAAATAAAAGTGCCAGCGAGCTAAAGTCTAAAGTCTAAAGTCTAAAGTTCAAAGTTTTAGTCTTTAATAAAAGATAATTATATATAATATTAAGTAAAGGCGATGGCGCATCGTCTCAACAAGCAATAAGTATGAATATAAAAAACTTAAAACAATACTTGCCTCACATTTTTGTAGTGGGGCTTTTTGTGTTAATATCGATAATTTATTTCAACCCAATATTAAGTGGGAAAAAATTGTATCAGGGAGATATTTCTAATTTTAAGGGAATGTCGAAAGAAATACAGGATTTTAGAGAACAGTATGGAGAGGAACCTTATTGGACAAACTCTATGTTCGGAGGTATGCCTGCCTATCAAATTTCGGTACTTTATAACTACGACATAGTAAAGAAACTTGATAATGCAATTCGTTTTCTTCCTCATCCTGCAGGTTATCTCTTTCTTTATTTTATAAGTTTTTATTTCATGATGGTGTTGCTGGGGAACGATTGGCGTATATCCTTGCTCGGGGCATTAGCATTCGGACTATCGACCTATTTTCTGATAATACTCGAAGCCGGGCATAATGCAAAGGCGCATGCAATTGCATATTTTCCGATGATAACAGCAGGAATTATATTGTCCTTAAGGGGAAAATGGTTGTTGGGGGGAATAATCACAGCATTATTTATGGCATTGGAAATTAATGCTAATCATTTCCAGATGACTTATTATCTAGGTTTACTAATACTGATATTGGGAGCTTTCTATTTTTACGATGCTGTAAAGGAAAAAACATTATTGGATTTCTCTAAAAATATAGCAGTATTAATAGTTGCTGTTGTTTTGGCTTTTGGATCAAATGCAACAAAACTTCTTACGACTTATGAATACACAAAATATTCAACCCGTGGTCCTTCAGAATTAACCCTGGATAATGATAAGTTAGAAAAAACAGACGGGCTGGATAAAGAATATGTTACCCAGTGGAGTTACGGTATATTGGAATCAGTGAATTTGATGATTCCGAATTTTATGGGTGGTGCATCGGGCGAAGCTTTGCCCGAAGATTCAAACCTGGCAAATGCCCTTAGAGGAAAAGTTCCTGATGGTCAGATAAGGCAAATAGTGAAACAGGCACCTACCTATTGGGGAGATCAGCCTTTTGTATCGGGGCCTGCGTATATTGGTGCAATTGTGGTTTTCCTGTTTGTACTTGGGTTGTTTATTGTAGAGGGTAAAATGAAATGGTGGTTATTGTCGGGAACAATCATGAGTTTGGCATTATCGTGGGGTAAAAATTTTATGCCGCTTACTGATTTGATGCTGGATTATTTTCCGATGTACGATAAGTTTAGAGCAGTTGCCTCAATTCAGGTAATAGCAGAGTTTACAATGCCGTTTTTAGCTGTTTTGGCTTTAAAAGAATGGTTCTTTGGAGAGAATGATATACAGAAAAATCAAAAAGCATTACTGTATAGTTTTGCTGCAACAGGAGGTTTAGCATTGTTGTTCATCCTGTTTGGTTCGGCGATGTTTGATTTTACCGGAGCAGCAGACGGGCAATATGCCCAAATGGGATTACTGGATGCCCTTATTGATGACAGAGCTTCGATGATGCAAAGCGATAGCTTACGAAGTCTTGCTTTTATGGCGGTTTCGGCATTATTGCTTTATTTATCAATGAATAAGAAATTGTCGGTGAATATAGCTCTTGGTCTGTTAGGATTCTTTATTGTTATGGATTTAGGAGGTGTAGATAAGCGCTACCTTAATAATGAAAGCTTTGTAAGTAAACGCAAAGTTGATAATCCATTTCCGATGACAAGTGCTGATAAGGAAATATTGAAGGATAAGTCGATTTACAGAGTTTATAATGCTTCTGTAAATGCAATGAGTAATTCTTCCACATCTTTTTATCATCAGTCTGTTGGAGGGTATCACGGAGCAAAGCTGAAGAGATATCAGGAACTTTGGGAAAATCAGGTGGTAAATAACAATGAGCAGGTATTGAATATGCTGAATACAAAATACATTATATTCAATAGCCAAAACGGATTGCAGGTTTCGCAAAACCCGGGAGCCAATGGCAATGCCTGGTTTGTTGACAGCTATAAACTGGTAGAAAATGCAGATGAAGAAATGCAGGCTTTAACAAGTTTGAATACAAGGTCTGAAGCCGTAATAGATAAGAAGTTTGAGGCTAATTTATCAACTGCAGAAATTGTTTTGGATAATTCGGCATCCATAGAATTAGTTACATACAAAGCCAATGAACTAAAGTATGTTTCGAACAATAACAATGATGGTTTGGCTGTTTTTTCCGAAATTTACTATCCAAAAGGATGGAAAGCTACAATTGATGGCGAAGATGTAGAGATATCAAGATCAAACTATGTTTTACGTTCGTTGTGGATTCCAAAAGGAAAACACGAGATAGCATTCAGGTTTGAACCGGAAGTTATAGCAACAGGAGATAAAATTATGCTGGGAAGTAATATTTTACTTTTTGGTTTGGTATTGCTTGGATTGTTTTTAGGTATTAAGAATAAGAAATAATAATAGTTTGAAGTCGCAAATGCTGTGAGCAACTATTAAAAGTAAAAGTACCAGCGAGTAAAACATCTAATTGTCTGAAAATAAGAATATTGATGTTCCTCCGTTTTGGTCGGAAATCTTTAGATTCAGCATAGTTAATGACGATAATAGTAATTGTGACACAGTCTGTAAGGGTAAACATTGAACATTGAACTTTAGGAAGTAGTGAAAAAAGTACTTATCATAACATATTATTGGCCACCGGCGGGAGGACCGGGAGTACAGCGATGGTTGAAGTTTGTAAAATACCTGCGTGATTTTGGCTGGGAACCTGTTGTTTATACCGTTGATAATCCAAAGTATCCAATAATTGATAATAGTCTGGAGAAAGATATACCTGAGGGCATTGAGGTTATAAAAAAATCTATTATTGAACCTTATACTTTTGCAAGTTTTATCACAGGACAAAAGGATATAGACAAAATTAAAGGTGGTTTTATAAGTTCGGAAGAAAAACAAAGTTTAATGAAAAAGCTCACTACCTGGGTGAGAGGTAATTTTTTCATTCCCGATGCCCGAAAGTTTTGGATAGAGCCTTCGGTTAAGTTTCTTAAAAATTATTTAAGTCAAAACAATGTAGATGTTGTAATTACTACCGGGCCTCCTCATAGTTTACATTTAATCGGTTTAAAATTAAAACGTCTGCTCGATGTAAAATGGATTGCTGATTTTAGAGATCCGTGGACGAATATTGATTACTATTCCAAGTTGAAATTAACCAACTGGGCCGACCTTAAACATCATCGTCTCGAAAAAGATGTAATAGAAGAATCAGATAAGGTTTTAGTTGTTGGCAAAACGATGAAAGATGAATTTTATATGCTTGGAGGCGATAAAATTCACGTAATACCTAATGGTTTTGATGTAGAAACTGCTAAAAAAGAGTCTGTTGATCTCGATGAGAAATTTTCAATTTCGCATATAGGTTCAATGAATGCCGACAGAAATCCCGAAATGCTTTGGGAAGCATTATCGGAATGTATTAATGAACAACCTGAGATAGCTAAGCATTTGCAGATTAAACTTGCCGGAATGGTTAGTAGAGAGGTATTTGATACTTTGGAGTTTTATGAGCTTTCTAAATATGTTTATCACGAAAAATATCTTAATCACGATGATGTAATAACC of the Bacteroidota bacterium genome contains:
- a CDS encoding glycosyltransferase family 4 protein; its protein translation is MKKVLIITYYWPPAGGPGVQRWLKFVKYLRDFGWEPVVYTVDNPKYPIIDNSLEKDIPEGIEVIKKSIIEPYTFASFITGQKDIDKIKGGFISSEEKQSLMKKLTTWVRGNFFIPDARKFWIEPSVKFLKNYLSQNNVDVVITTGPPHSLHLIGLKLKRLLDVKWIADFRDPWTNIDYYSKLKLTNWADLKHHRLEKDVIEESDKVLVVGKTMKDEFYMLGGDKIHVIPNGFDVETAKKESVDLDEKFSISHIGSMNADRNPEMLWEALSECINEQPEIAKHLQIKLAGMVSREVFDTLEFYELSKYVYHEKYLNHDDVITFQKSSQLLLLVLNNTANAKGIVTGKFFEYLNAKRPILTIGPEDGDLAEILKGTESGEIVDYGKKDKMKELIMKYYSDFINEELFVNSKNIEQYSRKNITAKLAGIMNSL
- a CDS encoding YfhO family protein, with amino-acid sequence MNIKNLKQYLPHIFVVGLFVLISIIYFNPILSGKKLYQGDISNFKGMSKEIQDFREQYGEEPYWTNSMFGGMPAYQISVLYNYDIVKKLDNAIRFLPHPAGYLFLYFISFYFMMVLLGNDWRISLLGALAFGLSTYFLIILEAGHNAKAHAIAYFPMITAGIILSLRGKWLLGGIITALFMALEINANHFQMTYYLGLLILILGAFYFYDAVKEKTLLDFSKNIAVLIVAVVLAFGSNATKLLTTYEYTKYSTRGPSELTLDNDKLEKTDGLDKEYVTQWSYGILESVNLMIPNFMGGASGEALPEDSNLANALRGKVPDGQIRQIVKQAPTYWGDQPFVSGPAYIGAIVVFLFVLGLFIVEGKMKWWLLSGTIMSLALSWGKNFMPLTDLMLDYFPMYDKFRAVASIQVIAEFTMPFLAVLALKEWFFGENDIQKNQKALLYSFAATGGLALLFILFGSAMFDFTGAADGQYAQMGLLDALIDDRASMMQSDSLRSLAFMAVSALLLYLSMNKKLSVNIALGLLGFFIVMDLGGVDKRYLNNESFVSKRKVDNPFPMTSADKEILKDKSIYRVYNASVNAMSNSSTSFYHQSVGGYHGAKLKRYQELWENQVVNNNEQVLNMLNTKYIIFNSQNGLQVSQNPGANGNAWFVDSYKLVENADEEMQALTSLNTRSEAVIDKKFEANLSTAEIVLDNSASIELVTYKANELKYVSNNNNDGLAVFSEIYYPKGWKATIDGEDVEISRSNYVLRSLWIPKGKHEIAFRFEPEVIATGDKIMLGSNILLFGLVLLGLFLGIKNKK